Proteins encoded in a region of the Sugiyamaella lignohabitans strain CBS 10342 chromosome B, complete sequence genome:
- the CSE1 gene encoding Cse1p (Nuclear envelope protein that mediates the nuclear export of Srp1p; Srp1p (importin alpha) is a homolog of metazoan CAS protein; required for accurate chromosome segregation; GO_component: GO:0005737 - cytoplasm [Evidence IEA,IEA]; GO_component: GO:0016021 - integral component of membrane [Evidence ISM] [PMID 12192589]; GO_component: GO:0005635 - nuclear envelope [Evidence IDA] [PMID 9857050]; GO_component: GO:0005634 - nucleus [Evidence IEA,IEA]; GO_function: GO:0008536 - Ran GTPase binding [Evidence IEA]; GO_function: GO:0008262 - importin-alpha export receptor activity [Evidence IGI,IPI,ISS] [PMID 9857050]; GO_process: GO:0007049 - cell cycle [Evidence IEA]; GO_process: GO:0051301 - cell division [Evidence IEA]; GO_process: GO:0006886 - intracellular protein transport [Evidence IEA]; GO_process: GO:0007067 - mitotic nuclear division [Evidence IEA]; GO_process: GO:0006611 - protein export from nucleus [Evidence IGI,IPI] [PMID 9857050]; GO_process: GO:0015031 - protein transport [Evidence IEA]; GO_process: GO:0006810 - transport [Evidence IEA]) produces the protein MITLPQSLQVQIGEAVSTIADSDFPDKWENLVPELVSRLGSDIKTNNGVLAVAHSIFKRWRPLFRSDALFKEIALVLSQFSVPFLAALKETDSLIEQSSNDKNKLKDLFQCLHLLVKIYFDLNCQDIPEFFEDNLDTCMSIFHKYLVYKNPVLETADDDEPSVVEFVKSSICEVLELYTQRYLDVFERLLSNFVQTTWNMLTTTGIEPKFDLLVSKALGFLTSVAKVQQQANNIFASDEVLEQVVKNIVLPNLSLRATDEELFEDDPIEFTRRDLDGSDSDTRRRAATDLIRELAAHLEAKVTEVAMKYVNGYLATYNSNRVENWRAKDAATYLFSAIAAKSNMTSAGVSSTNLLLDIVGFFAENVAPDLVAESNVHPILKVDAIKYIYTFRNQLTKDQLISAFPLLSSLLSSTDYVVYTYASVTIERILSIRDTTGSNNSLMFQKADIAPVSQDLLTNLFRLIRQGSTSPEKLAENEFLMKCIMRILITSQESTAPYAEHLIHELVDITVTICKNPSNPKFSHYTFEAIGSIIRFDGAIVGADKLENIILNPFLQILGGDVTEFIPYVFQVLSQLLNTPRPSKGLPEVYQPLVRPLMSPALWESRGNVPALVGLLEAILTRGSELIIETGSLEPLLGVFQKLIASKALDAFGFDLLEKIFLYLPLTALAPYNNQIALILLRRLETGRTDKYVSRLSNFIYFLAAVENNPGLGPIFAVEFIDSAQAELFGQILERFILPSTLQINGYFPRKIAAIGLTKIIMQNPKFIEGSYSSKYLVSLQTLIKLLKSAVAEPLNDSTALDLELDLDEISFGASFAKLATTSVHPYDPAPSIKNPSEFFISELRRVATQYPGPVYQLIGQLPDDSKKYLNQLGFT, from the coding sequence ATGATTACCCTTCCCCAATCTTTGCAAGTTCAGATTGGAGAAGCTGTCAGTACTATTGCCGATAGCGACTTCCCTGACAAATGGGAGAATTTGGTTCCAGAATTGGTTTCCAGACTCGGTAGTGATATCAAGACTAATAACGGAGTCTTGGCTGTGGCTCATTCAATTTTCAAGAGATGGAGACCCTTGTTCAGATCTGATGCATTGTTTAAAGAAATTGCTCTGGTTTTAAGTCAATTTTCAGTACCATTTTTGGCTGCTTTGAAAGAGACTGATAGCTTAATAGAACAGTCCAGCAATGATAAGAACAAACTTAAAGATCTGTTTCAGTGTCTCCATTTGCTTGTGAAAATCTACTTTGATTTAAACTGCCAAGATATTCCAGAGTTTTTTGAAGACAACTTGGATACTTGTATGAGCATCTTCCATAAATATTTGGTTTACAAGAATCCAGTGTTGGAAACggctgatgatgatgagccTAGTGTTGTTGAATTTGTCAAATCCAGTATTTGCGAGGTACTGGAATTATACACTCAAAGATATTTAGATGTGTTTGAGAGACTATTATCCAATTTTGTTCAAACTACCTGGAACATGTTGACAACCACTGGAATAGAACCTAAATTCGATTTGTTAGTCAGCAAAGCATTAGGATTCTTGACTTCAGTGGCCAAAGTTCAACAGCAAGCTAATAACATTTTTGCTAGTGACGAAGTCTTGGAGCAAGTcgtcaaaaatattgtGTTGCCAAATCTGTCACTAAGAGCAACTGACGAGGAGCTGTTTGAAGATGATCCAATTGAATTCACCAGACGTGACCTTGACGGTTCTGATAGTGATACTCGTCGTCGAGCCGCAACCGATTTAATCCGAGAATTGGCTGCTCATCTTGAAGCCAAGGTCACAGAAGTTGCTATGAAATATGTCAATGGGTATTTGGCCACTTATAACTCGAATAGAGTCGAAAACTGGAGAGCAAAAGATGCTGCaacatatttattttcagcaaTTGCTGCAAAGTCCAATATGACCAGTGCTGGTGTTTCTTCCACaaaccttcttcttgacattGTTGGGTTCTTTGCAGAGAATGTGGCTCCTGATCTTGTGGCTGAGAGTAATGTGCATCCTATTCTTAAAGTTGACGCTATCAAATATATCTATACATTCAGGAACCAGCTCACTAAGGATCAGCTTATATCTGCGTTTCCCCTGTTGTCCAGTCTTCTTTCGTCGACTGATTATGTCGTCTACACGTATGCATCGGTTACAATTGAGAGAATTCTCTCTATTCGAGATACCACTGGAAGTAACAACAGCCTGATGTTCCAAAAAGCCGATATTGCACCTGTTTCTCAAGATCTGTTAACAAATCTTTTCAGACTTATTCGCCAGGGATCAACCAGTCCTGAGAAACTAGCAGAGAATGAGTTCCTTATGAAATGTATTATGAGGATTCTCATCACGTCTCAAGAATCGACAGCGCCTTATGCTGAGCATCTCATACACGAGTTGGTCGATATTACTGTGACAATCTGCAAAAATCCATCAAATCCCAAGTTTTCGCACTACACCTTTGAGGCCATTGGTTCCATTATCCGGTTCGATGGTGCCATAGTTGGAGCTGACAAGCTTGAGAACATCATTCTTAATCCGTTCTTGCAAATTTTGGGCGGTGATGTCACGGAGTTCATTCCCTACGTATTCCAGGTTCTTTCTCAGCTTCTCAATACCCCAAGACCTAGCAAGGGCTTGCCAGAGGTCTATCAACCTCTGGTACGACCCCTTATGTCGCCAGCTCTATGGGAATCCCGTGGTAATGTCCCTGCTCTGGTTGGACTTTTGGAGGCTATATTAACTCGTGGAAGTGAACTGATCATCGAAACGGGCTCTCTAGAGCCACTGTTAGGTGTGTTTCAGAAATTAATCGCTTCGAAAGCCTTAGATGcatttggatttgatttgcttgaaaagatttttttatatcttCCATTGACTGCATTGGCCCCTTACAACAATCAAATTGCACTAATCCTTCTGCGCCGTTTGGAGACTGGCAGAACCGACAAATATGTTTCTAGGCTTTCTAATTTCATTTACTTTTTGGCAGCTGTTGAAAACAATCCAGGTCTGGGCCCCATATTCGCAGTTGAGTTTATTGATTCGGCACAAGCTGAATTGTTTGGTCAGATTCTTGAACGATTCATTTTGCCTTCTACCCTGCAAATCAATGGATACTTTCCACGTAAGATTGCTGCTATTGGTCTCACTAAAATAATTATGCAAAATCCTAAATTTATCGAGGGCTCATATTCAAGCAAGTACTTAGTATCACTTCAAACATTAATCAAACTCTTGAAATCGGCAGTAGCCGAACCGCTGAATGACTCTACAGCCCTGGATTTAGAATTAGATCTTGACGAGATCTCATTTGGAGCCTCATTTGCTAAGCTTGCTACAACCTCAGTTCATCCATACGATCCCGCTCCTAGTATCAAGAACCCGAGCGAGTTCTTTATCTCTGAGCTTCGTCGAGTCGCTACCCAATACCCTGGACCCGTGTATCAATTGATTGGCCAGCTCCCTGATGATAGTAAGAAATACTTGAATCAGCTTGGTTTCACTTAA
- the CMS1 gene encoding Cms1p (Putative subunit of the 90S preribosome processome complex; overexpression rescues supressor mutant of mcm10; null mutant is viable; relocalizes from nucleus to cytoplasm upon DNA replication stress; GO_component: GO:0030686 - 90S preribosome [Evidence IDA] [PMID 12150911]; GO_component: GO:0005737 - cytoplasm [Evidence IDA] [PMID 22842922]; GO_component: GO:0005634 - nucleus [Evidence IEA,IEA]; GO_component: GO:0005634 - nucleus [Evidence IDA] [PMID 14562095]; GO_component: GO:0005634 - nucleus [Evidence IDA] [PMID 22842922]; GO_function: GO:0003674 - molecular_function [Evidence ND]; GO_process: GO:0008150 - biological_process [Evidence ND]): MSTSLIADYIAGKVRRRNPDLSTVELNELYLHESQFVDTSDFVESRSLENLPKFLNQYFEPVLSASVKEKLVVVLSLSALRVCDVTRGLKAVKGGAIKLIKKNSTKYDETALKMKK, from the coding sequence ATGTCAACTAGTTTGATTGCCGATTACATCGCTGGTAAAGTGAGAAGGAGAAATCCTGATTTGTCCACTGTTGAGCTGAATGAATTATACCTTCATGAATCTCAATTTGTAGATACTTCTGATTTTGTGGAGTCTCGTTCATTGGAAAACTTACCCAAGTTTTTGAATCAATACTTTGAACCAGTTCTCAGTGCATCTGTCAAAGAAAAGCTTGTTGTTGTGTTGTCGCTCTCAGCACTGCGAGTATGTGATGTAACTCGAGGCTTGAAGGCAGTTAAAGGGGGAGCCATAAAATTGATTAAGAAGAATTCTACAAAGTATGATGAAACAGCGCttaaaatgaaaaagtaA
- the UTP18 gene encoding Utp18p (Small-subunit processome protein involved in pre-18S rRNA maturation; part of a subunit of the 90S preribosomal particle capable of interacting directly with the 5' ETS of the 35S pre-rRNA; contains WD40 repeats; GO_component: GO:0030686 - 90S preribosome [Evidence IDA] [PMID 12150911]; GO_component: GO:0034388 - Pwp2p-containing subcomplex of 90S preribosome [Evidence IDA] [PMID 15231838]; GO_component: GO:0034388 - Pwp2p-containing subcomplex of 90S preribosome [Evidence IDA] [PMID 17515605]; GO_component: GO:0005730 - nucleolus [Evidence IEA]; GO_component: GO:0005730 - nucleolus [Evidence IDA] [PMID 14562095]; GO_component: GO:0005730 - nucleolus [Evidence IDA] [PMID 15590835]; GO_component: GO:0005634 - nucleus [Evidence IEA]; GO_component: GO:0030529 - ribonucleoprotein complex [Evidence IEA]; GO_component: GO:0032040 - small-subunit processome [Evidence IDA] [PMID 15590835]; GO_function: GO:0003674 - molecular_function [Evidence ND]; GO_process: GO:0000480 - endonucleolytic cleavage in 5'-ETS of tricistronic rRNA transcript (SSU-rRNA, 5.8S rRNA, LSU-rRNA) [Evidence IMP] [PMID 15590835]; GO_process: GO:0000447 - endonucleolytic cleavage in ITS1 to separate SSU-rRNA from 5.8S rRNA and LSU-rRNA from tricistronic rRNA transcript (SSU-rRNA, 5.8S rRNA, LSU-rRNA) [Evidence IMP] [PMID 15590835]; GO_process: GO:0000472 - endonucleolytic cleavage to generate mature 5'-end of SSU-rRNA from (SSU-rRNA, 5.8S rRNA, LSU-rRNA) [Evidence IMP] [PMID 15590835]; GO_process: GO:0006364 - rRNA processing [Evidence IEA]; GO_process: GO:0042254 - ribosome biogenesis [Evidence IEA]), whose translation MARKNNKSKAEKPIEPQSDVEDLEKDEEELELEKIVFGDLDGFETGLKALDLDNFGDDEGDNDEDGELSDREIEGSDADNDFGAVQDDNLFFVDDSAAAAGMDISDDEDISGSDVDDSDNESDFTDPDSVLDVHGGTAAWIDSDDEKLQVSLKSSDKLKKLRKSLADNVVDGKEYTRRLRSRFEKMYPVPKWARQEEPKSKGKSDSNSSDEEDNDIEMDDSEEPRALTADPLAKLLTTQSTYISKSIPRLLPPSVLDITRLKDANSSLVSKSGVQTLDFHPTHPLLLSGGYDRTLRMYHIDGKSNPVATSLHVRSSPFQTALFHKDGTKVFAGGRRRNLYIWDIETGKVDTITRMYGHEDSQKSMEKFRLSPDGQYIGLIGSGGWVNILSTASGQWVTGAKVEGVIADIAWHKTGNFSNLSIVNTGGDIWEWDSRARKFSDKWKDEGGLGVTTMSIGGKNDRWCAVGSASGIVNVYDRKNPVVGMKLSEAEAPIYKPKAVLDQLVTSISSLQFSPDGQMLAMGSRAKKDSFRIAHVPSFTVFKNWPTSGTPLGRVTSVAFTPGTEMICAGNDAGKARLWKFNHYS comes from the coding sequence ATGGCTCGCAAAAATAACAAATCAAAGGCTGAGAAGCCTATTGAGCCACAGTCTGATGTAGAAGATCTGGAgaaagatgaggaagagtTAGAACTCGAAAAGATTGTTTTTGGCGATTTAGATGGATTCGAGACTGGACTGAAAGCCTTGGATTTGGATAattttggtgatgatgagggggataatgatgaagatggagaACTGAGTGATCGAGAAATTGAAGGCAgtgatgctgataatgatttTGGAGCTGTTCAAGATGATAATCTATTTTTCGTTGACGATAGTGCAGCCGCTGCTGGTATGGACATtagtgatgatgaggatatCTCTGGCTCTGATGTAGATGATTCAGATAATGAATCCGATTTTACAGATCCTGATTCAGTACTTGATGTTCATGGAGGTACTGCAGCTTGGATTGACTCAGACGATGAAAAATTGCAGGTATCTCTGAAGTCATCCGATAAACTCAAGAAACTCCGCAAAAGTCTGGCTGATAATGTAGTTGATGGCAAAGAATACACTCGCCGATTACGAAGCCGGTTCGAAAAAATGTATCCAGTACCTAAATGGGCTCGACAAGAAGAACCTAAATCAAAAGGAAAATCGGACTCTAACTCAAgcgatgaagaagataatgACATTGAAATGGACGACTCGGAGGAGCCTCGTGCACTTACAGCTGATCCACTGGCTAAATTACTTACAACACAATCAACTTATATCAGCAAGTCGATACCTAGGTTATTACCGCCATCCGTTCTTGATATCACTCGTCTCAAGGATGCCAATTCTTCGTTAGTATCGAAATCTGGTGTGCAAACTTTAGATTTCCACCCAACACATCCACTGTTACTCTCGGGTGGTTATGACCGTACTTTGAGAATGTACCACATAGATGGTAAATCAAATCCAGTTGCCACATCACTTCACGTACGAAGCTCACCATTCCAAACAGCTCTATTCCATAAAGATGGAACAAAGGTGTTTGCAGGTGGAAGAAGACGTAATTTGTACATATGGGACATCGAAACTGGTAAGGTGGATACCATCACTAGAATGTACGGACATGAAGACAGTCAGAAAAGTATGGAAAAGTTTCGACTATCGCCAGATGGCCAATATATTGGCCTCATTGGTAGTGGTGGCTGGGTCAATATATTATCAACAGCGTCAGGACAATGGGTTACAGGTGCTAAGGTTGAAGGTGTGATTGCCGATATTGCATGGCATAAGACTGGTAACTTTTCAAATCTATCCATTGTGAACACCGGGGGAGATATCTGGGAGTGGGACTCTAGAGCACGCAAGTTTTCCGATAAATGGAAAGATGAAGGTGGTTTGGGTGTTACCACTATGTCCATTGGCGGTAAGAATGACAGGTGGTGTGCAGTGGGAAGTGCTAGTGGTATTGTCAATGTTTATGACCGTAAAAATCCTGTGGTAGGCATGAAGTTATCCGAAGCAGAAGCTCCTATCTACAAACCCAAGGCCGTACTAGATCAGCTTGTCACCTCAATCAGTAGTTTACAATTTTCGCCCGATGGGCAAATGCTTGCTATGGGATCTCGAGCTAAAAAGGATTCATTCCGTATTGCCCATGTTCCATCATTCACCGTCTTTAAAAATTGGCCAACTTCCGGTACCCCACTTGGAAGGGTCACATCTGTTGCATTCACACCGGGTACTGAAATGATCTGTGCGGGTAATGACGCTGGTAAAGCCCGACTATGGAAGTTTAACCATTACTCttaa
- the ICE2 gene encoding Ice2p (Integral ER membrane protein with type-III transmembrane domains; required for maintenance of ER zinc homeostasis; necessary for efficient targeting of Trm1p tRNA methyltransferase to inner nuclear membrane; mutations cause defects in cortical ER morphology in both the mother and daughter cells; GO_component: GO:0032541 - cortical endoplasmic reticulum [Evidence IDA] [PMID 15585575]; GO_component: GO:0005783 - endoplasmic reticulum [Evidence IEA]; GO_component: GO:0005783 - endoplasmic reticulum [Evidence IDA] [PMID 14562095]; GO_component: GO:0005789 - endoplasmic reticulum membrane [Evidence IEA]; GO_component: GO:0030176 - integral component of endoplasmic reticulum membrane [Evidence IDA] [PMID 15585575]; GO_component: GO:0016021 - integral component of membrane [Evidence IEA]; GO_component: GO:0016021 - integral component of membrane [Evidence ISM] [PMID 12192589]; GO_component: GO:0016020 - membrane [Evidence IEA]; GO_component: GO:0097038 - perinuclear endoplasmic reticulum [Evidence IDA] [PMID 15585575]; GO_function: GO:0003674 - molecular_function [Evidence ND]; GO_process: GO:0006882 - cellular zinc ion homeostasis [Evidence IMP] [PMID 22685415]; GO_process: GO:0048309 - endoplasmic reticulum inheritance [Evidence IMP] [PMID 15585575]; GO_process: GO:0048309 - endoplasmic reticulum inheritance [Evidence IGI,IMP] [PMID 17984322]; GO_process: GO:0036228 - protein targeting to nuclear inner membrane [Evidence IMP] [PMID 15911569]; GO_process: GO:0000921 - septin ring assembly [Evidence IGI,IMP] [PMID 17984322]), whose translation MPRLSLVKPVQWLFSIVYLFLIIVTIPLAFDVGGDDCGIAFTFALTAFYLVMSTIRLVSRNTKFSILGSILYYLQHLIIIPSLLILHLSLFSEESSPVWMKVVYPWSFFVRHATPLFSILEGFCTLLVIQATGQIARWAVRKSDTWMFVQILASGTNLTLSLYFLYRIYTFPVAIELTSATLIGAVLTISTFLGLYGIISGKGTPVESSMLFSYTVYGLYVTFTDFQSSITSSLFFPFLTPTGAEQTSATAYSTPVSTANSGGSLGLLSSILLLGGLLTKTSDAGVSTAIASATSTVSAIGSEAVSTLSRSSLINGLPHRYQNTVPPFPPIIITGYTNLVTTLAELTPKGFITAFEFFLGTISTISPSVAVSLAYRLFVFFAATRIIPSLKATPPPTPSNSLSPTASPTRNVSSASLSGSTSSTTALSPSNSKANPTYSRTNSHGPTTITAKSFSSPSRKRISKSRPVLFIIYSYAPCIIIAVYTHLLLQHSSIFGATISVYGRNPGSTEGTVGSKTTWYSMVLNLLGGNSKEAWQFWGWANIFNTLALYGIELLYGGSDSQELISNHFKTD comes from the coding sequence ATGCCGCGTCTCAGCCTGGTAAAACCAGTTCAGTGGTTGTTTTCTATTGTCTATCTATTCCTGATAATTGTCACCATTCCCCTGGCATttgatgttggtggtgatgattgTGGTATAGCTTTCACATTCGCCTTAACGGCTTTTTACCTAGTAATGTCTACTATTCGACTTGTAAGTCGGAATACCAAGTTTTCGATACTGGGGTCCATACTATATTACCTGCAACACTTGATAATTATTCCTTCACTGTTGATTCTGCATTTGAGTTTATTTTCTGAAGAATCATCTCCTGTATGGATGAAAGTTGTTTATCCGTGGAGCTTCTTTGTAAGACATGCTACTCCtctattttcaattttagAGGGATTTTGCACTTTACTGGTAATTCAAGCTACTGGCCAAATCGCAAGATGGGCCGTTAGAAAGTCGGATACTTGGATGTTTGTCCAGATTTTAGCTTCCGGTACCAATCTGACTTTGAGTTTGTATTTCTTATACAGGATCTATACATTCCCGGTCGCTATTGAACTTACAAGTGCAACATTAATAGGCGCTGTCTTGACAATCTCTACTTTTCTTGGTCTATATGGTATTATATCCGGTAAGGGTACGCCTGTGGAGTCAAGTATGCTATTTTCTTATACGGTTTATGGCTTGTATGTCACATTCACAGATTTCCAGTCATCAATTACCAGTTCATTGTTCTTTCCTTTCCTTACTCCTACTGGAGCTGAGCAAACTTCTGCGACGGCTTATAGCACTCCGGTTAGTACCGCCAACAGTGGTGGTAGCTTGGGTCTATTGTCATCAATTCTGTTATTGGGTGGCCTTTTGACTAAGACAAGTGATGCTGGGGTTTCAACTGCAATTGCATCAGCTACGTCTACTGTTTCTGCTATTGGAAGTGAAGCAGTATCGACTTTGTCGAGGAGTTCACTTATCAACGGCCTCCCTCATAGATATCAAAACACAGTGCCTCCATTTCCtccaattattattactggGTACACAAATTTGGTTACAACACTTGCTGAACTTACTCCTAAGGGGTTTATTACTGCTTTTGAGTTTTTCCTTGGTACTATTTCGACAATTAGTCCCTCTGTGGCTGTCTCCTTGGCATACCGATTGTTTGTGTTCTTTGCAGCTACTAGAATTATTCCTTCTTTAAAAGCGACCCCACCGCCGACTCCATCAAACTCCCTGTCACCAACGGCCTCTCCTACCCGAAATGTTTCGTCGGCTTCCTTGTCAGGGAGTACCTCTAGTACGACAGCATTGTCGCCTTCAAACAGCAAAGCAAATCCAACTTATTCGCGGACCAATAGTCATGGTCCTACGACCATCACTGCTAAATCTTTTAGTAGCCCATCGCGGAAACGGATATCGAAGTCTAGACCAGtgctttttattatctACTCATATGCCCCTTGTATTATCATTGCTGTATACAcgcatcttcttctgcagCATTCTAGTATTTTTGGAGCCACCATTAGCGTCTATGGTCGCAACCCCGGGTCAACTGAGGGTACTGTCGGATCAAAAACAACGTGGTACTCTATGGTTCTTAATTTGCTTGGAGGCAACTCGAAGGAAGCCTGGCAATTTTGGGGATGGGCAAATATATTCAACACTCTTGCACTTTATGGAATAGAGCTTTTATATGGTGGGTCAGATAGCCAGGAACTCATAAGCAATCATTTCAAAACTGATTAG